One window of Priestia filamentosa genomic DNA carries:
- the hutP gene encoding hut operon transcriptional regulator HutP, with product MALKKEHRIGRHATLLVLTDDRSEQEQITNQLNWKSCSGKVGSMESQKVVAAIETAAKQQGIIKDNVYRETHSLYHAIMEALYGITRGQMQLGSVMRTVGLRFAVVRGNPYEDETEGEWLAVAIYGTIGAPIKGLEHETLGLGINHI from the coding sequence ATGGCATTAAAAAAAGAACATCGTATTGGACGTCATGCTACTTTGCTTGTACTGACGGACGATCGGAGCGAACAGGAACAGATTACGAATCAACTGAACTGGAAAAGTTGTAGTGGGAAAGTAGGTTCAATGGAATCGCAAAAAGTTGTCGCAGCTATAGAAACTGCTGCCAAGCAGCAAGGAATTATTAAAGATAATGTTTACCGAGAAACCCATTCTCTATATCACGCAATTATGGAAGCGCTTTACGGTATTACTCGGGGACAAATGCAATTAGGTTCGGTTATGCGGACCGTTGGATTACGCTTTGCCGTTGTACGTGGTAATCCTTATGAGGATGAAACGGAGGGAGAGTGGTTGGCTGTCGCAATCTATGGAACGATTGGGGCACCAATTAAAGGATTAGAACACGAGACGTTAGGTCTTGGGATTAATCACATTTAA
- a CDS encoding DUF4256 domain-containing protein produces the protein MTKRNEIIDKKGLSQEQTAELLTVLKDRFEKNMNRHKGIEWAKIQAKLDENTEKIWSLNEMERTGGEPDVVGYDKKKDEYIFFDCSVESPKGRRSVCYDREALESRKKHKPENNAIDMAASMGIELLTEEQYRALQELENFDKKTSSWVQTPTDIRELGGALFCDRRYGHVFVYHNGAESYYAARGFRGSLMV, from the coding sequence ATGACAAAGAGGAATGAAATCATTGATAAAAAGGGATTGTCACAAGAACAAACTGCAGAATTACTCACAGTATTGAAAGACCGTTTTGAGAAAAACATGAACCGCCATAAAGGTATTGAATGGGCTAAAATCCAAGCAAAGCTGGATGAGAATACTGAAAAAATTTGGTCACTTAATGAAATGGAAAGAACTGGCGGAGAACCAGATGTTGTTGGTTATGATAAAAAGAAGGACGAATACATTTTTTTTGACTGTTCAGTGGAAAGTCCTAAAGGCCGTAGAAGTGTTTGTTACGACCGGGAAGCGCTAGAGTCAAGGAAAAAACATAAGCCTGAAAATAACGCGATTGATATGGCAGCTTCTATGGGCATAGAACTTTTGACTGAAGAGCAATACCGAGCGTTGCAGGAACTTGAAAACTTCGATAAGAAAACGTCGAGTTGGGTGCAAACACCCACTGATATTAGAGAACTTGGCGGTGCACTTTTCTGCGATCGTCGCTATGGTCACGTCTTCGTCTATCACAATGGAGCAGAATCCTATTATGCTGCAAGAGGTTTTCGCGGCTCACTAATGGTCTGA
- the menC gene encoding o-succinylbenzoate synthase, producing the protein MRIKEVILRHLKLDLLHAFTTSFGTEYDRELILIEVISEDGISGWAESVAMLDPLYSEETLKTNWHILEDYLIPILLKNEIRHPDELSEKYFNHIRGNYMAKAALEGAVWDLYARKQHVSLSKALGGNKIEIEVGVSIGIQNSIEQTLDIIESRLEEGYKRFKLKIKPGWDVELIDSVRKVYPNIPLMADANSAYTIRDVKRLAALDDYDLMMIEQPLSYNDIIDHADLQAMLKTPICLDESIHSLEDARKAIKLGSCKIINIKIGRVGGLTQSKKIHDLCQEHGIPLWCGGMLETGIGRAHNIAITSLPNFVLPGDTAASSLYWAEDIIEPEVTVENGIILVPTSPGIGYKPNREKINKYTLHTQTYR; encoded by the coding sequence ATGAGAATAAAAGAAGTAATTTTGCGACATTTGAAGCTAGACTTGTTGCATGCTTTTACAACCAGCTTTGGAACAGAATATGATAGAGAACTTATTCTTATTGAGGTTATAAGTGAAGATGGTATTTCTGGATGGGCAGAATCGGTTGCTATGCTAGATCCCCTGTATAGTGAGGAAACCTTAAAAACAAACTGGCATATTCTTGAAGACTATTTAATTCCTATTTTATTGAAAAATGAAATAAGGCACCCTGATGAACTCTCGGAGAAGTATTTTAATCATATTCGAGGTAACTATATGGCTAAAGCAGCTTTAGAAGGGGCCGTTTGGGATTTGTACGCGAGAAAGCAACATGTTTCTCTTTCAAAGGCTTTAGGGGGAAATAAAATTGAAATAGAAGTGGGCGTGAGTATCGGAATCCAGAACTCAATTGAACAGACACTTGATATAATTGAATCACGTCTTGAGGAAGGATATAAACGATTCAAATTAAAGATTAAACCAGGCTGGGATGTTGAACTAATTGATAGTGTGCGTAAAGTGTATCCTAATATTCCTCTAATGGCAGATGCAAATTCAGCATATACAATTAGGGACGTGAAAAGGTTAGCTGCTTTGGATGACTATGATTTAATGATGATTGAGCAGCCACTGTCCTATAATGATATCATTGATCATGCGGATCTGCAGGCGATGTTAAAAACCCCTATTTGTTTGGATGAAAGTATTCATTCACTAGAGGATGCCAGGAAAGCTATTAAATTAGGGAGCTGTAAGATCATTAATATTAAAATTGGTCGTGTCGGAGGTCTAACGCAATCCAAGAAAATCCATGATTTGTGCCAAGAACATGGGATTCCACTTTGGTGTGGAGGAATGCTAGAGACTGGTATTGGTAGGGCGCACAATATTGCGATTACTTCACTGCCAAATTTTGTTTTGCCTGGTGATACTGCTGCATCATCGCTCTATTGGGCCGAAGACATCATTGAGCCTGAAGTCACTGTTGAAAATGGAATAATTTTGGTCCCAACTTCACCAGGAATTGGCTATAAACCAAACAGGGAGAAAATCAATAAGTATACGTTACACACTCAAACATACCGATGA
- a CDS encoding GNAT family N-acetyltransferase produces MMNTQEIEIRSLHTIQELEDVKKLESNIWGEHDSTPTHQTVTVVKNGGIMLGAYCNGKLVGFQYSFPGFNGQSVYLCSHMLGIDKTFRNNGIGEKLKQAQRKEAIKLGYSHITWTYDPLESINAYLNITKLGGTCTTYMENCYGEMDDLLNNGIPSDRFLVEWPVLQRKEKSHQWKETDIEFVQEKSLIQWKVDEKGLPIPSFSLPLPEQEYTKAFIAIPKDFKALKEGNMEAARKWRLVTREIFSKLMKQGWQVTDFIRNSEEEMSVQFYVFSKK; encoded by the coding sequence ATGATGAATACACAAGAAATTGAAATTCGCTCTCTTCATACAATTCAAGAGCTCGAAGATGTAAAAAAGTTGGAATCAAATATTTGGGGAGAGCATGACTCTACTCCTACGCATCAGACAGTAACAGTCGTAAAAAATGGAGGAATAATGTTAGGCGCATACTGTAATGGAAAGCTGGTTGGATTTCAATATAGTTTTCCAGGATTCAATGGGCAATCCGTGTACCTTTGTTCTCATATGCTAGGCATTGATAAAACGTTTCGCAACAATGGAATTGGCGAAAAGCTAAAGCAAGCGCAGCGTAAAGAAGCAATCAAGCTCGGCTATTCCCATATTACTTGGACATATGATCCATTAGAAAGTATTAATGCTTATTTAAATATCACCAAGCTTGGAGGCACCTGTACCACTTATATGGAAAATTGTTACGGAGAGATGGATGACCTTTTAAATAATGGGATTCCTTCAGATCGTTTTCTCGTTGAGTGGCCTGTTCTTCAAAGGAAAGAAAAGAGCCATCAATGGAAAGAAACCGATATAGAGTTTGTACAAGAGAAATCACTAATTCAGTGGAAAGTTGATGAAAAAGGATTACCTATTCCTTCTTTCAGCCTTCCTTTACCTGAACAGGAATATACCAAAGCCTTTATAGCCATTCCCAAGGACTTTAAAGCTTTAAAAGAGGGCAATATGGAAGCGGCAAGAAAATGGCGATTAGTAACAAGGGAAATTTTTAGCAAGCTAATGAAGCAAGGCTGGCAGGTGACGGATTTTATTAGAAATTCTGAGGAAGAAATGTCTGTTCAATTTTATGTGTTTTCCAAGAAGTAA
- a CDS encoding amidohydrolase encodes MINPIKYIDNHRDFIIKTYRELHSLAEPSWQEKKTSDYLLKSLKEAGLKVRTFQEHYGIVAEIPGRLNSVVALRADMDALLQEVDGELKPNHSCGHDAHSTMVLYTALAISRSGSQPKHTLRFIFQPAEEKGEGALKMIEDGALEDVTYLFGLHLRPHKEVPYGKASPVIVHGAAGTIRGTIKGMQAHASRPEEGINVIEAAALLVQKLQQIYLYLSNETPYSIKMTQLQTENKASNIIPETASFSIDVRAQTNEVMNKLNDYVNEIFEQTKQQTGVAISSCMKEFVPAAVTNKNAIKITESAIARVLGKENIIPVCISHGGEDFHFYTAKNQGVSATMIGLGCGLEPGLHHPQMEFNLEALHYGTKILTRTILLASEE; translated from the coding sequence ATGATAAATCCAATTAAATATATTGATAATCATAGAGATTTCATAATAAAGACGTACCGTGAACTTCATTCTTTGGCAGAGCCTAGCTGGCAAGAGAAAAAAACATCAGATTACCTATTGAAGTCTTTGAAAGAGGCTGGATTAAAAGTGAGAACATTTCAAGAGCATTATGGAATTGTTGCTGAAATACCTGGGCGGCTGAATAGCGTTGTTGCCTTAAGGGCTGATATGGATGCACTTCTTCAAGAAGTAGATGGGGAGTTGAAACCTAATCATTCATGTGGACATGATGCTCACAGCACAATGGTTTTATATACAGCCTTAGCCATCTCTCGAAGTGGTAGTCAACCTAAGCATACTCTCCGTTTCATATTCCAGCCTGCGGAGGAAAAGGGTGAAGGTGCTCTTAAAATGATAGAAGACGGCGCTTTAGAAGACGTTACATACTTATTTGGGCTGCACTTACGCCCCCATAAAGAAGTACCTTACGGAAAAGCTTCCCCAGTCATTGTCCACGGGGCTGCTGGAACGATAAGAGGAACGATTAAAGGGATGCAGGCTCATGCCTCCCGTCCAGAAGAGGGGATCAATGTGATTGAGGCAGCAGCTTTACTTGTTCAAAAGTTGCAGCAGATTTATTTATATTTATCAAATGAAACTCCCTACTCTATTAAAATGACCCAACTTCAAACAGAAAATAAAGCATCAAACATTATTCCAGAAACGGCGTCGTTCTCTATTGATGTACGAGCACAAACAAATGAGGTTATGAATAAACTCAATGATTATGTAAATGAGATTTTTGAGCAAACAAAGCAACAAACAGGTGTAGCTATATCTAGTTGTATGAAAGAATTTGTTCCTGCGGCAGTCACTAATAAGAACGCTATCAAAATAACCGAAAGTGCTATAGCCCGTGTTCTCGGCAAGGAAAACATCATTCCAGTCTGCATTTCCCATGGAGGTGAGGATTTCCATTTTTATACCGCTAAGAATCAAGGAGTTTCAGCGACCATGATTGGACTAGGGTGTGGGCTAGAACCTGGACTTCATCATCCACAGATGGAGTTTAACTTAGAAGCCCTTCATTATGGTACAAAAATATTGACCCGAACAATACTATTAGCTTCGGAAGAATAA
- a CDS encoding MurR/RpiR family transcriptional regulator: MEQVLFENLVKEKFTQLSAGQKKVATYLIGNLDKATYQTAYQIGREAEVSETTVIRFSYALGFEGFSELQSRIQKQQIQQNKMSIPPREVINRSKEEKDTFTKVIEKEIHILGHLLDPMSVKNIWRTVDTLIEADQILITGHGISHVAAHWFSHALGSIRGNVSLCSLTGEFFEKFSNLTDKSVVVVFSFPRYAKETLKIAECTREQGISLISVTDRLLSPVGRISTITLTTEENVETGMNSIASVISLLDLVIAGIYEKDKKRIQIHQQKLEKLYSNYEVFVE; this comes from the coding sequence GTGGAACAGGTTTTATTCGAGAATTTAGTGAAAGAAAAGTTTACACAATTATCTGCAGGACAAAAGAAGGTAGCTACCTATTTGATTGGAAATCTTGATAAAGCCACTTATCAAACCGCTTATCAGATTGGAAGGGAGGCGGAAGTTAGCGAGACTACAGTAATTCGTTTTTCTTATGCGTTAGGGTTTGAAGGTTTTAGTGAACTACAGTCCAGAATTCAAAAACAACAGATTCAACAAAATAAAATGAGTATACCCCCTAGAGAAGTAATCAATCGCTCTAAGGAAGAGAAGGATACATTTACGAAAGTAATTGAAAAAGAAATTCATATTTTAGGGCATCTTTTAGATCCAATGAGTGTCAAGAATATCTGGAGAACAGTCGACACTTTAATAGAGGCTGATCAAATTTTAATTACGGGTCATGGAATTTCTCATGTGGCTGCCCATTGGTTTTCCCATGCTCTAGGTTCTATAAGAGGGAATGTAAGTTTATGCTCGCTAACAGGGGAATTTTTCGAAAAGTTTTCCAATCTTACGGATAAATCTGTTGTTGTTGTTTTCTCTTTCCCAAGATATGCAAAGGAAACGTTAAAAATTGCAGAGTGCACGAGGGAACAGGGAATTAGCCTAATTTCCGTTACAGATCGTCTTCTTTCCCCTGTTGGGCGTATTTCTACTATTACTTTAACAACAGAAGAAAATGTTGAAACTGGCATGAACTCCATTGCATCCGTAATTAGTTTACTAGACTTAGTGATTGCTGGTATTTATGAGAAAGACAAAAAACGAATCCAGATACATCAACAAAAATTAGAAAAACTGTATTCGAATTATGAAGTATTTGTCGAATAG
- a CDS encoding valine--pyruvate transaminase encodes MSDLELSKIGQKMMNKVGVRAIMHDIQEVLNSNPSKYINLSAGNPTLLPEVYKMWEDSLRNILNNGELENMVSKYGSSYGTYELIDCIREYFYNNYDVKLERENILITSGSQNLFFLALNSFCGTNDKSDLKRALIPMLPDYAGYSGVALEKNIIGGIPPLISKIDNHTFRYELDKKSFLERAMNNRDIGAMVLSRPNNPCGNVLSEKDILFISNVCSELNIPLLVDSAYAPPFPAINFVDMNPILTDNIVHCMSVSKAGLPGERVGIAIGKPQYIKVMEAFQSNISIHSSRLGQKMVAESLQNGQLPVISVKYIREHYKQKYLTLKKALTIFMPDNIPWFLHCAEGSLFSWLWLENLPLEDREFYNKLKEQNLIVVPGSSFFHDSYDVSTHARECIRISLTATDDDIMRGIEILSNVTKECYKSISISTS; translated from the coding sequence TTGTCAGATTTAGAACTTAGTAAAATTGGACAGAAGATGATGAATAAAGTAGGGGTTAGGGCAATTATGCATGATATTCAAGAAGTTCTTAACTCAAATCCTAGTAAGTATATTAATTTAAGTGCTGGAAATCCAACACTTTTACCTGAAGTTTATAAGATGTGGGAGGATTCTTTAAGAAATATTCTCAATAACGGCGAATTAGAAAATATGGTGAGTAAATATGGTTCTAGTTATGGAACTTATGAACTGATAGATTGTATTAGGGAATATTTTTATAATAACTATGACGTTAAATTGGAACGTGAAAATATTCTTATAACATCAGGTAGCCAAAATTTATTCTTCCTAGCTCTAAACTCATTTTGCGGTACCAATGACAAAAGTGATTTAAAACGTGCTCTAATACCTATGTTACCCGACTATGCTGGCTATAGTGGCGTTGCATTAGAAAAAAATATTATTGGGGGGATTCCTCCTCTTATCTCAAAAATAGATAATCATACATTTCGTTATGAGTTAGATAAAAAAAGTTTCTTAGAAAGGGCCATGAATAATAGAGACATTGGAGCTATGGTATTATCGCGCCCTAACAATCCATGCGGAAATGTTCTATCAGAGAAAGATATTTTATTTATTTCAAATGTATGCAGTGAATTAAATATTCCGTTATTGGTTGATTCTGCATATGCTCCACCTTTCCCAGCAATTAATTTTGTTGATATGAACCCAATATTAACAGACAATATTGTCCATTGTATGAGTGTTTCAAAAGCAGGTTTACCAGGGGAAAGAGTTGGGATTGCTATAGGAAAACCACAATATATAAAGGTGATGGAAGCATTTCAATCAAATATATCAATTCATTCATCCAGATTAGGACAAAAAATGGTTGCTGAGTCACTTCAAAATGGTCAACTCCCTGTTATTTCTGTTAAGTATATACGGGAACACTATAAACAAAAGTATTTAACTCTGAAAAAAGCTTTAACTATATTTATGCCTGATAATATACCTTGGTTTCTACATTGTGCAGAGGGCTCACTATTCAGTTGGCTATGGTTAGAAAATCTTCCATTGGAGGATAGGGAATTCTATAATAAATTAAAGGAACAGAACTTAATTGTTGTACCAGGTAGTTCTTTTTTTCACGATAGTTATGATGTTTCTACACATGCTAGAGAGTGTATTAGAATAAGCCTTACAGCCACAGATGATGATATCATGAGAGGGATAGAAATTCTCTCTAATGTAACTAAAGAGTGTTATAAAAGTATATCTATCAGTACTTCTTGA
- a CDS encoding DUF6421 family protein — protein sequence MLTKTNTDQLLTVLRDEILPEIDELRKYQGTQGQIVENKQRAQEILMDLIKNTEVIYNSLNLKEVGVAFKEDILNWIKRGLDEAPYFDNTLITYRPPVNGEVTFFLGPIVTPNGPNKRGFYFEAFLALRDEPEIMESIEKELPHPKNGCESLKILAGTQGFMEEKCIVFFPENVKTKEKVTSQNFAIFFFNKFHDIYNDDTLKRANSIFPKFKFKSKDMDREITYEARVIWGYLHDYYHHCGNKPFDQNIQAKMNFFAGILEEIKVDCQTIITLNERKYPYWEEITEFVLFERLLRYPSQHNASRNFDSGTGFFLFSWLIENGQSIYRDRGHTHLDLPKCIEELKILVSEIEELEIIHNDIEYKDQAEQYVRKHLLPSNNNDKFTIPENYFIYQENQNVNVPYLKFSAGTI from the coding sequence ATGCTAACTAAAACAAATACGGATCAGCTATTAACTGTTTTACGAGATGAAATTTTACCTGAGATAGATGAATTAAGAAAATATCAAGGTACACAAGGGCAAATTGTAGAGAATAAACAAAGAGCACAAGAAATTTTAATGGATTTAATTAAAAATACCGAGGTAATTTATAATTCCCTCAACTTAAAAGAAGTTGGAGTTGCATTTAAAGAAGACATATTAAATTGGATAAAGAGAGGGCTAGATGAAGCCCCATATTTTGATAACACACTTATTACATATCGTCCACCTGTTAATGGAGAGGTTACATTTTTTTTAGGCCCTATTGTTACACCAAATGGGCCGAATAAGAGAGGTTTTTATTTTGAGGCATTTCTAGCTCTTCGTGATGAACCAGAAATAATGGAATCTATTGAAAAGGAACTACCTCATCCTAAAAACGGGTGTGAATCTCTAAAAATTTTAGCAGGTACACAGGGATTTATGGAAGAAAAATGTATCGTTTTCTTTCCTGAAAACGTAAAAACTAAAGAAAAAGTAACTAGCCAGAATTTTGCTATATTTTTCTTTAATAAATTCCACGACATTTATAATGACGATACATTAAAGAGAGCAAATAGTATATTTCCAAAGTTCAAATTTAAATCTAAAGATATGGATAGAGAGATAACTTATGAGGCAAGAGTTATATGGGGTTATCTACATGATTACTACCATCATTGTGGAAATAAACCATTTGATCAAAACATCCAAGCTAAAATGAACTTTTTTGCTGGAATTCTTGAGGAGATTAAAGTGGACTGCCAAACAATCATTACTCTTAATGAACGTAAATATCCTTATTGGGAGGAGATTACTGAGTTTGTCTTATTTGAACGTCTCTTAAGGTATCCAAGTCAACATAATGCTTCTAGAAATTTTGATTCGGGAACAGGCTTTTTCCTATTCAGTTGGCTAATAGAAAACGGCCAATCGATTTATAGAGATCGTGGACATACCCATTTAGATTTACCAAAATGTATTGAAGAGTTAAAAATATTAGTTTCAGAAATTGAAGAACTCGAAATTATTCACAATGATATAGAGTACAAGGATCAAGCTGAACAATACGTTAGAAAACATCTACTTCCTAGCAATAATAATGATAAATTCACTATTCCTGAAAATTACTTTATTTATCAAGAAAATCAAAATGTTAATGTGCCTTATTTAAAATTTAGTGCAGGGACTATATAG